The DNA window ACAACGGTCACCATGTTGGGATCGTCGACCGAGCGATTCACTCTCGCGTACTTCGCTCCTCCGGATGTGGGAGGGAACGTGTCGTACACGGCCTTCCACGTGGCGTAGTCGCTGACTGAATGGCGGAATGCAGTGGTAATCATGAGTTTCTCCTCATATAGCTGCTGTAGTGATCCATACTCTAACACATTCTTGGAATTCTAGTTTCCTTTGGGAATTCTGCGTCGACTGTGGTAGTTTGCGCTAGAGTTGGAGCACCGATGCAGCTCAGCCTCAAACGAAAAGGCGACTACGCCGTCAGGGCGATGATCTCGGTTGGACGGCACTATGGGAC is part of the Acidimicrobiia bacterium genome and encodes:
- a CDS encoding cyclase, which encodes MITTAFRHSVSDYATWKAVYDTFPPTSGGAKYARVNRSVDDPNMVTVVAGFDTLELAKGFINNPDLKAKMSEAGVVGSPRIEINEEVESI